The following coding sequences lie in one Fusarium poae strain DAOMC 252244 chromosome 1, whole genome shotgun sequence genomic window:
- a CDS encoding hypothetical protein (BUSCO:9202at5125), whose protein sequence is MAPEAPSNIRVFIRWHDQTVFAGEEVKCTITFKNVAPVPGQSKPPPQQSERSRLASPLHTRPRSNQGLTPPPSASSGRGHRRSALSLSVPASQSHSRTGSVQWPSSPITGDRSSSHSHKRSVSIVSIGSNNTLEDHTQRNDLPARPQRPHRGHGRASSLQILPRAQGQLPTGPHSASFSPHRLSSSPLFHASYPPPDRFGRISRSPTNSQNPVVQGQRRASPLGSPSENPMPEFRFPAAPSPTREARPTLSRRSTNENMLSPRNAAGDSSGLAVRLKDGVPTINEQVAPAPAARILASSGILGGTPRSSGEFYSVSNNSSETLVSEYVTQPPNRGHARPLRRSLGMPAPQLRAPESLMMGYAQLHGSFSLDGSLVSLGQFDQVKKKGIVGQGGGVVGLESKRDSSLLGGFGWGRLSSSLGDFLGGGELSTIKEMRGVANSKSVPLLTTPQSILFVDLQLAPGESRVFEYSFRLPKGLPPSHRGKAVKISYSLVIGTQRAGGTKEQQVKSVEVPFRVLGSVNSHGEILGHDLMNPYILLQDLAQVKSPPSSDKVSDKTPKTNGDGTKGQQSALNDFLLYVDDLAHRPRDESGSILLSPGAGNSRRPSTYEEASTAHEAIHMAIMRSNMTSGGQQSPNRFEIARNGQRVGVVMLTRPAYRLGEVVTMAIDFTDADIPCYAVHTTLETSEKVDPSLAIRSESSIHRVTRKVYSSSSEATMYSRRVTFKPTIPITATPEFVTSGVSLEWKIRIEFVVPSTGSDSPDENERRAPHPLLEQISQDEKGGTVLVAVENLICESFEIAVPLRVYGAVGTGLERLERDEASEEGLVV, encoded by the exons CAGCATCGTCAGGCCGAGGACACCGACGCTCTGCTCTTTCATTGAGTGTCCCTGCATCTCAATCGCATAGCAGGACGGGCTCAGTCCAATGGCCCTCATCACCAATCACAGGCGATCGCAGTTCGAGCCACTCCCACAAACGCTCCGTTTCCATTGTCTCGATCGGATCGAATAATACTTTGGAGGACCATACACAACGCAATGATCTTCCAGCGAGACCTCAAAGACCGCATCGAGGTCATGGGCGCGCTTCGAGTTTACAGATACTTCCTCGAGCGCAGGGTCAACTTCCGACTGGACCTCATTCTG CCTCTTTTTCACCCCATCGTCTTTCGAGCTCACCATTATTCCACGCTTCATATCCTCCGCCTGACCGATTTGGCCGAATATCTCGTTCGCCGACAAATTCTCAAAATCCTGTAGTGCAAGGCCAAAGAAGAGCATCTCCGTTGGGATCGCCCTCGGAGAACCCAATGCCGGAATTCCGCTTCCCTGCTGCGCCTTCACCTACTCGAGAGGCCCGCCCAACGTTATCTAGAAGATCAACAAATGAAAACATGCTCAGTCCTAGAAATGCTGCAGGGGATTCTAGCGGGCTGGCAGTTCGTCTCAAAGACGGCGTCCCTACTATCAACGAACAAGTCGCCCCTGCCCCTGCAGCCCGAATTTTGGCAAGCAGCGGAATTTTGGGAGGAACGCCGAGAAGCAGCGGAGAATTTTACTCAGTCAGCAATAATTCATCAGAGACACTCGTTTCAGAATACGTAACACAACCACCTAATCGCGGACATGCGCGACCACTCAGGCGAAGCCTTGGTATGCCCGCGCCACAACTGAGAGCACCGGAGTCCCTCATGATGGGTTATGCTCAATTGCACGGCTCTTTCTCATTAGACGGCTCGTTAGTCAGTCTTGGACAATTCGATCAAGTTAAAAAGAAGGGCATTGTCGGGCAGGGAGGTGGTGTTGTTGGACTCGAATCCAAACGTGATAGCAGTCTGTTGGGAGGCTTTGGGTGGGGTCGCCTCAGCAGCTCCCTCGGTGACTTTCTGGGCGGAGGAGAGCTCAGCaccatcaaggagatgcGTGGTGTTGCAAACTCGAAATCTGTACCGCTCTTGACGACACCACAGTCTATTCTGTTCGTCGATCTGCAGCTGGCCCCCGGAGAGAGCCGCGTGTTCGAGTACTCATTTCGATTACCAAAAGGATTACCTCCTTCCCACCGCGGAAAGGCGGTCAAAATCTCTTATAGCCTCGTCATTGGCACTCAAAGGGCCGGTGGCACCAAAGAGCAGCAAGTCAAATCCGTCGAAGTACCCTTCCGAGTCCTAGGAAGTGTAAATAGCCACGGCGAGATTCTAGGGCATGATTTGATGAATCCTTACATTCTACTGCAGGATCTCGCCCAAGTCAAAAGTCCGCCAAGCAGTGATAAGGTCAGTGATAAGACACCAAAAACCAATGGCGATGGGACGAAAGGACAGCAGTCAGCATTGAATGACTTTCTACTTTACGTGGATGACCTGGCTCATCGGCCAAGAGACGAAAGTGGTAGTATTCTTCTTTCTCCAGGTGCCGGTAACTCTAGGAGGCCATCGACATACGAGGAAGCCAGTACCGCGCATGAAGCCATCCACATGGCAATCATGCGAAGCAATATGACGTCTGGCGGGCAACAGAGTCCAAACCGTTTTGAAATTGCTCGTAACGGGCAGAGAGTTGGCGTGGTAATGCTTACGAGGCCTGCCTACCGACTGGGCGAAGTGGTGACAATGGCCATTGATTTTACAGATGCGGATATCCCATGTTACGCAGTGCACACCACGCTGGAAACATCAGAGAAAGTAGACCCATCTCTCGCAATAAGGTCCGAGTCGAGTATCCATCGAGTGACACGAAAAGTTTactcatcttcatctgagGCAACAATGTACTCACGGCGGGTTACATTTAAGCCGACAATTCCCATCACCGCAACCCCCGAGTTTGTAACTAGCGGCGTTAGCTTAGAGTGGAAGATTCGTATCGAGTTTGTGGTGCCTTCTACAGGCAGCGATTCTCCAGATGAGAACGAGAGACGCGCGCCTCATCCGCTTCTTGAGCAGATTTCACAAGATGAAAAGGGAGGAACAGTGCTTGTGGCTGTTGAAAATCTGATATGCGAGAGCTTTGAGATTGCGGTACCCCTGCGAGTTTACGGAGCCGTTGGAACAGGACTTGAGCGTCTTGAACGAGATGAAGCGTCTGAGGAAGGTCTTGTAGTATAA